The following proteins are encoded in a genomic region of Streptomyces collinus Tu 365:
- the fabG gene encoding 3-oxoacyl-[acyl-carrier-protein] reductase, with protein sequence MSRSVLVTGGNRGIGLAIARAFADAGDKVAITYRSGEPPAGFLAVRCDITDAEQVEQAYKEIEDQHGPVEVLVANAGVTKDQLLMRMSEEDFTSVIDTNLTGTFRVVKRANRGMLRAKKGRVILISSVVGLLGSAGQANYAASKAALVGFSRSLARELGSRNITFNVVAPGFVDTDMTKVLTEQQREGIVSQVPLGRYAQPEEIAAAVRFLASDDASYITGAVIPVDGGLGMGH encoded by the coding sequence TTGAGCCGCTCGGTTCTCGTCACCGGAGGAAACCGGGGCATCGGCCTCGCCATCGCCCGCGCTTTCGCCGACGCCGGCGACAAGGTCGCGATCACGTACCGCTCGGGTGAGCCGCCGGCCGGCTTCCTCGCCGTCCGGTGCGACATCACCGACGCCGAGCAGGTGGAGCAGGCCTACAAGGAGATCGAGGACCAGCACGGTCCGGTCGAGGTCCTGGTCGCCAACGCGGGCGTCACCAAGGACCAGCTCCTGATGCGCATGTCCGAGGAGGACTTCACCTCGGTCATCGACACCAACCTCACCGGCACCTTCCGCGTCGTCAAGCGCGCCAACCGCGGCATGCTCCGCGCCAAGAAGGGCCGCGTCATACTGATCTCCTCGGTGGTCGGCCTGCTCGGCTCCGCGGGCCAGGCGAACTACGCCGCCTCCAAGGCCGCCCTGGTCGGCTTCTCGCGCTCCCTCGCCCGTGAGCTGGGTTCGCGCAACATCACCTTCAACGTCGTCGCGCCCGGTTTCGTCGACACCGACATGACCAAGGTGCTCACCGAGCAGCAGCGCGAGGGCATCGTCTCGCAGGTGCCGCTCGGCCGTTACGCGCAGCCGGAGGAGATCGCCGCGGCGGTGCGGTTCCTCGCCTCGGACGACGCTTCGTACATCACTGGAGCCGTCATCCCCGTTGACGGCGGACTGGGAATGGGTCATTGA
- the fabI gene encoding enoyl-ACP reductase FabI, with translation MSGILEGKRVLITGVLMESSIAFHTAKLAQEQGAEIILTAFPRPTLTERIARKLPKPTKVIELDVTNDEHLGRLADVVGEELGGLDGVVHSIGFAPQDALGGNFLNTPFESVATAMHVSAYSLKSLTMACLPLMQNGGSVVGLTFDAQYAWPQYDWMGPAKAALEATSRYMARDLGKQNIRCNLVSAGPIGSMAAKSIPGFAELASVWDSRAPLEWDLKDPEPAGRGVVALLSDWFPKTTGEIVHVDGGLHAIGA, from the coding sequence ATGAGCGGAATCCTCGAGGGCAAGCGCGTCCTGATCACCGGTGTGCTGATGGAGTCCTCCATCGCCTTCCACACCGCCAAGCTGGCCCAGGAGCAGGGCGCCGAGATCATCCTCACCGCGTTCCCGCGTCCCACGCTCACCGAGCGCATCGCCCGCAAGCTGCCGAAGCCCACCAAGGTCATCGAGCTCGACGTCACCAACGACGAGCACCTCGGGCGCCTCGCGGACGTCGTCGGCGAGGAGCTCGGCGGCCTCGACGGCGTCGTCCACTCCATCGGCTTCGCCCCGCAGGACGCGCTCGGCGGCAACTTCCTGAACACGCCGTTCGAGTCGGTCGCCACCGCCATGCACGTCTCGGCGTACTCCCTGAAGTCGCTGACCATGGCCTGCCTGCCGCTGATGCAGAACGGCGGCTCGGTCGTCGGCCTCACCTTCGACGCCCAGTACGCCTGGCCGCAGTACGACTGGATGGGCCCGGCCAAGGCCGCCCTGGAGGCCACCAGCCGCTACATGGCGCGCGACCTGGGCAAGCAGAACATCCGCTGCAACCTGGTCTCGGCCGGCCCGATCGGCTCCATGGCCGCCAAGTCCATCCCGGGCTTCGCGGAGCTGGCGTCCGTCTGGGACTCCCGCGCGCCCCTGGAGTGGGACCTGAAGGACCCGGAGCCGGCCGGCCGCGGCGTCGTCGCCCTGCTGAGCGACTGGTTCCCCAAGACCACCGGCGAGATCGTCCACGTGGACGGCGGTCTGCACGCCATCGGCGCCTGA